The nucleotide window cagacttaaaaaaaaatctaagtcaaTTAAGTCCTAATCTTACCACAAGAGGTAAAAGGTGATTTTATTAATGACAGTTTATATTTGCCATTGTAACATTCAATTCACATGTGATAAATTGTATTAAAGACAACTTGCATATGCTTCATCAACATGATCCTGCTGTTTTGATTTAGGAAAATATAGAAGATAAACTCATGTTACTTTTTTGCAGAATCAAATTCTGGATTACCAAGTTAACCCAACATTTCCAACCTTGCTGTAGATTCTACATTTTGTGTTGAGTGAGTTTGTGTCTACTAATGCTGTTTAGAAATAAACCTATCATTGAATTCATGTAAGTGCTAGCCATTAATGAAGACTGGCAAGGAAACCCCAGTATATACATAGCCTCTACTATCAAGTTATTTAAGACAGGCTTTAGGTTTATTTCCACACATATTTATTCcatgaaaattccctggagacTGTTTAAATTTCTCTAAGAAGAAATCAAACTTTTCTGAGCAAGTGGCCATGTAAGCTGAATATACCACCAATTTAAATCACCACCTTTTTAGTGATCTTTGGCCACAAAATGTTTCCATTCCCTTCCAGATTCAAACAAGAGACAGATTAATTTTGATAAattctaatatttattaaattataaagtCTGTAATCAAAAAAAAACGTGGATCAAGAAAAACCTCTTAACTACAAGGACTAGACAGCAAAGCCTATGAGAATGCCATGAAGTGTGTTACAAACAAGATTCTGAAACATAAGTTATAAGCTGTTTCCTTTACATTTCCATTTCAGTAACTTTACTGTTAAGTAGTTGTTATTCTAAAACCCCAAATTCACATTTGTTCTCACGTTATTTAAGCTTTCTGTTCATACTGATACCAGACATCTCGTAGGTGCCAAATTTTGGTAATGGTTTTATGTCAATCCATGCAGAAAAATATGAACCAATGCAGTAGTCAGATGAGGACCATTAATGCACAAGTACACACACGCTGGCCAAAAGAACTgaaggtattttaaaaaactataaaataaacagaCCTCAAGAAAACTGCGTTATTACTGGACAGCTCTCAACTATTAACACCCAAgttctttatattaaataaatttctcAACAGAGATGTGTTAGACATTTTAATTACAGGTCTATCCTTCCCATACCCCTTCCCACCCCAACTCCCAAAATGCACTACTAGGGATGAGTATAATGTTACGTGGGCAGAAGTTTACAGATAACCATTTTCATCTTGCGCATGGATctgaaaacttttatttaaacTTCTGTTACTGTGCACTGTCCATCAGGCCTTCGAGATCTGACACTCACTGTTCCACCTGCTGCCACTGATTGATCAGTTCCTGATCGATCAGATACTGTCTGACTTGGATTAGGAACCAAAAGTCTCTGTTGGGTCAAGGAGTGTTGTGCAACAAGCGCAGATACATCCTCACTATCACTACTGGCATCGGATTCGGTTTCTTCAATCGAAGTGTCTGGTGCTGGTACCCTGCCTGAAGATGGCGATTCATgctcttcttctccttcccctctaTGACTCCTTTCCGCTATGCTGTCTCCACCAAGTTGTAAATGTGCAAAAGAGTCTTCCAGAGAAGTGCCTGCATCAGGGGATGGTGTGGCGGGGCTTGTTAGCTGACCGTCTACTGACGTCAGGGGCCTCACAGAAGACGACTGAACAGAAGCTCCGCTCTGAGCTGGTACACTGTCCGCTCCGTCAGCAGAGCTCTCTCTCGCCAGGTTTACGGTATTAGCATCACAGTCCAGCCTAAGTCCAGCTACTCCCTTCTTTGGTATATCTATTATATCCCGCTTGATCTTCCTGCGACGTCCATGTTCGTTTCTCCTATACTGTACCATATTTTCAAGATCGGCAACATACAGAAACCCGGCAATTAACATTTCAGTGCTCTTTTTACCTTTGGAAAAAGCATCTTCCAGCTCTCTGCTAGTGCGCTCGTCATACTGCCACCACCCATTTCTTCCTTCATAATACCAGGCATATTCACCGTTTCCTCTACTTGCTGCCTTGAGTTCTTCTGGTGACAACAAGGTTGGCTTATCAAGGAAATCTTCGGGAATTTCTTGTCGACAGAGAGCACATCGCTTTCCAAGCCATGAAGCTCCCTTCACACACAGATAGCAGAAAACATGCTTACAAGGCAGACTGACTGGGTGAACACATGTCTGCAGACAAATGGCACATTCAGGGACAGTTAGAGAAGGTGCAGTATTAGAACAGGATTCATTTGCTTTCCTGTTCGTAGGAAGCATGTTTATAGAGTGATCAATTTCTCCACAGCCAGCCATcctgagaaaatgagagaaaatacatGTAATATTAAAATCTTGTTTTAACTCTTCCAAAATCttaattcaacattcagaaaacacttACTAAGCACCAATTATATGCAAGTCAAGACAATGGAGACACAAAATTGAAAGCAGAGAAAAAACTTATGTAGAACAATATTTTTGATTTGAATTTATTCTTATTTGTGGGGGGGAAATGAGGCACAAATAAAAAGGTACAACCAAAGTAtagatttgaaataaatataccaTTTCTATTCACAGAATAGAACTAAATgctaagattttaaaatgtacaatccATCTAGACTTTTATAATCAGTCTGGAcagtagagaaaaacaaaaaatggttaaaaataattcagattACAATCACAGAAAGTAACAAATTTTATAGCCTTTTAGGATACCACTAAGTGCAATTCTGCAATACTTCCATGTATTAATGTACTTCTGGTACTTGACAAGTAGACCATGTAAAATGACTAGAGCTGAAATCCTAGAAACTCCGTTTCTCTGCTGTATAATCTTAAAAACACTGGTTAAACCAGTCATCTCATTCCCCCTCTGTGAAACAACTTTTCTTTTAATGGACTTTTTATTGTTGCGGCTTGTTCTAAACCACACAAACGTTCCTCTTGCTGTACTCTTTCAAGATGATCTCATCTACGTTCATGGCTTCAATTGTTACCACTTCCTAAAATGATAATCACCAGCCCGGGTTTTTCGTTTTAGCCCTAGAACTATCTTTTAATTACCTACTTTAGCTCTCTTCTTGGCTAAAAAACTGAATTTAtgatctgtttcctcatttacttATTCCCTAAACGCCCCTCTGGAGACACCTATTCATTTGCTTTTCAAGCCAGAAATCCATCACTGAAGCTgtccttctcagttcagttcagtcacttagtcatgtccaactctttgcgaccccatgaatcgcagcacgccaggcctccctgtccatcaccaactcccggagttcactcaagactcacgtccatcgagtcagtgatgccatccagccatctcatcctctgttgtctccttctccgcctgcccccaatccctcccagcatcagagtcttttccaatgagtcaactcttcgcatgaggtggccaaagtactggagtttcagctttagcatcattccttccaaagaaatcccagggctgatctccttcagaatggactggttggatctccttgcagtccaagggactctcaagagtcttctccaacaccacagttcaaaagcatcaattcttcggcgctcagccttcttcactgtccaactcgcacatctatgcatgaccacagaaaaaaccatagccttgaccagacggacctttgttggcaaagtaatgtctctgcttttgaatatgctatctaggttggtcataagtttccttccaaggagtaagcgtcttttaatttcatggctgcagtcaccatctgcagtgattttggagccccaaaaaataaagtctgacactgtttccactgtttccccatctatttcccatgaagtgatggaaccagatgccatgatcttcgttttctgaatgttgagctttaagccaacttttccactctccactttcaccttcatcaagaggctttttagttcctcttcactttctgccataagggtggtgtcatctgcatatctgaggttattgatatttctcccggcaatcttgattccagcttgtgtttcttccagtccagcatttctcatgatgtactctgcatataagttaaataaacagggtgacaatatacagccttgacatactccttttcctatttggaaccagtctgttgttccatgtccagttctaactgttgcttcctgacctgcatataggtttcttaagaggcaggtcaggtggtctggtattcccatctctttcggaattttccacagtttattgtgatccacacagtcaaaggctttggcatagtcaataaagcagaaatagatgtttttctggaactctcttgctttttccatgatccagcagatgttggcaatttgatctctggttcctctgccttttcgaaaaccagcttgaacatctggaagtgcacggttcacatattgctgaagcctggcttggagaattttgagtattactttactagcatgtgagtttagtgtaattgtgcggtagtttgagcattctttggtattgcctttctttgggattggaatgaaaactgaccttttccagtcttgtggccactgctgagttttccaaatttgctggcatattgagtgcagcactttcacagcatcatctttcaggatttgaaatagctcaactagaattccatcacctccactagctttgttcgtagtgatgctttctaaggcccacttgacttcacattccaggatgtctggcctaggtcagtgatcacaccatcgtgattatctgggtcatgaagatcttttttgtacagttcttctgtgtattcttgctacctcttctt belongs to Bubalus kerabau isolate K-KA32 ecotype Philippines breed swamp buffalo chromosome 9, PCC_UOA_SB_1v2, whole genome shotgun sequence and includes:
- the RNF146 gene encoding E3 ubiquitin-protein ligase RNF146 is translated as MMAGCGEIDHSINMLPTNRKANESCSNTAPSLTVPECAICLQTCVHPVSLPCKHVFCYLCVKGASWLGKRCALCRQEIPEDFLDKPTLLSPEELKAASRGNGEYAWYYEGRNGWWQYDERTSRELEDAFSKGKKSTEMLIAGFLYVADLENMVQYRRNEHGRRRKIKRDIIDIPKKGVAGLRLDCDANTVNLARESSADGADSVPAQSGASVQSSSVRPLTSVDGQLTSPATPSPDAGTSLEDSFAHLQLGGDSIAERSHRGEGEEEHESPSSGRVPAPDTSIEETESDASSDSEDVSALVAQHSLTQQRLLVPNPSQTVSDRSGTDQSVAAGGTVSVRSRRPDGQCTVTEV